GTTCAGGGGTGCCTTTGCCATGGGTTCCCATTGCAGCCGGAGGACAGGAGTGTCCTCCCTCCTTAGTCTCCTTACTGGATTGCTCGTGCCCGTTCACTTTGCCAGAGGGTAAAGGTTCCTTCGCGCAGCTTCACGGGATTTCTCCGGATATACCGCACCGCATTCACAAAATGATCCCCGTCCCGGATCATCGTATCCCGATAGCCGCTCTGCCAGATGGAACCGATCCCGATCTTCCGCGATGAGATCCCTTTCCAGCTCTTCATCAACTGGTCGATGGGAGCCACCGGCGTGAAAAGAAGATGCGCGTGGTTCGGCATGATGACCCACGCCTGATGATGGACCGACTTTCCCTCATCGTGCATCAGTGTTTCCTCCAGCAGCACGCGGTTCGAGGGATGGTTGAAAATGCAGGCTCCCGCCCCCTCATCCAGCCAGTTCTCGAAGTCCTTCGTGAAACGTTTGTGGTATTCCTTTTCCTTCGCGGGCGTCCATGGCTTCGGGTGCAGCGAGAGCCAGGTCGCACGCTCCTCCTTCCATTTCCGCGCCTTGGTCTGCGGGATTGAGTCCGCCAGCCGGAACGTCACAAACTGCATCGCCTCATCCTGCTGCCAATGCGGGAGCTTCACTCCGTGCTTCCGGATGTCTTTGTCTGGATGCAGGAATTCGGACATAAAGGAGGGAGGACACTCCTGTCCTCCGGCTGCAATGGCGAGGAAAGGAGGAGAAGTTTTCAGTGTTTGGTTTTCAGGGAAGAGAAGAAGGTTGGCTGCTAATCATACGAATTCAGCGAATGAATCTTTGGTTGCTCGCCAATGCCGCCGGAGGGCAGCAATGTCCTCCCTCCTTACTTAAAACGGAAATTTCCCTCCCGGAAACTTCCCGCC
This genomic stretch from Akkermansiaceae bacterium harbors:
- a CDS encoding transposase; the encoded protein is MSEFLHPDKDIRKHGVKLPHWQQDEAMQFVTFRLADSIPQTKARKWKEERATWLSLHPKPWTPAKEKEYHKRFTKDFENWLDEGAGACIFNHPSNRVLLEETLMHDEGKSVHHQAWVIMPNHAHLLFTPVAPIDQLMKSWKGISSRKIGIGSIWQSGYRDTMIRDGDHFVNAVRYIRRNPVKLREGTFTLWQSERARAIQ